In the genome of Nonlabens sp. MB-3u-79, one region contains:
- a CDS encoding 3-phosphoshikimate 1-carboxyvinyltransferase encodes MDVRLSKVSSTKSNMEFLISGSKSESNRWLILQALYENLKIQNLSDSDDSDHLSQVLQSQEAVLDIGHAGTAMRFGTAFFAIQEGREITLTGSDRMKQRPIGILVEALNKLGADISYLEKEGFPPLKIKGKKIKGGKLSIDGSVSSQFLTALLLVAPSFENGLELNIYDQLTSRPYLEMTIDILKQLGVNISFESITTLLKRSANNKEIEITNEVVQVQPLLQTALEEARVESDWSSAGYWYSWVAMQEPGYKMHLSFYKKDSLQGDSELVSIYKPLGVTTAFNKKGVQLIKVNQQLPDTVMLDLTNEPDQAQTIFATCIGLGVNAHLTGLHTLKIKETDRIEAMKAVGSRFRESVIKTTDHSIQLHFTSPTSFHKEVVVDTYQDHRMAMAFAPLSMKTDVIIKDAMVVTKSYKSFYKDLKKVNVSITEI; translated from the coding sequence ATGGATGTGAGATTGTCTAAAGTATCCTCGACTAAAAGTAACATGGAGTTCCTTATTTCTGGTTCTAAAAGTGAAAGCAATCGCTGGCTGATCCTTCAAGCGCTTTATGAAAATTTAAAGATTCAAAACTTATCAGACAGTGATGATAGCGACCACTTAAGTCAGGTGCTTCAGAGTCAGGAAGCTGTTCTAGACATAGGTCATGCGGGTACGGCAATGCGTTTTGGCACCGCTTTTTTTGCCATTCAAGAAGGAAGAGAGATCACACTTACGGGAAGCGATCGCATGAAACAGCGCCCTATAGGCATACTAGTAGAGGCACTCAATAAGTTAGGGGCCGATATTTCTTATCTAGAAAAGGAAGGTTTTCCTCCTTTAAAAATAAAAGGTAAAAAAATAAAAGGAGGCAAGCTTTCTATAGATGGGAGTGTTTCTAGTCAATTTTTAACCGCTTTATTACTGGTGGCACCTAGCTTTGAAAATGGGTTAGAACTTAATATCTATGATCAACTCACTTCTAGACCTTATTTAGAAATGACCATAGATATTCTAAAACAATTGGGTGTAAACATCAGCTTTGAATCGATCACCACGCTGCTGAAGAGGTCTGCCAATAATAAAGAAATAGAAATCACCAACGAAGTGGTTCAAGTACAGCCGCTTTTACAAACTGCTTTAGAGGAGGCTAGGGTAGAAAGCGATTGGAGTAGCGCTGGGTATTGGTACAGTTGGGTAGCCATGCAAGAGCCTGGATATAAGATGCACCTGTCTTTTTACAAGAAAGACTCCTTACAGGGAGATAGCGAACTGGTCTCTATTTACAAACCACTTGGTGTCACAACTGCTTTTAATAAGAAAGGAGTCCAGCTCATTAAAGTGAACCAGCAGTTGCCAGATACCGTTATGTTGGACCTGACTAACGAGCCAGATCAAGCGCAAACTATATTTGCAACTTGTATAGGGTTAGGGGTAAATGCTCATTTAACAGGCTTGCATACGCTTAAAATTAAAGAAACAGATCGTATAGAGGCTATGAAGGCAGTCGGATCCCGCTTTCGCGAAAGCGTCATTAAAACAACAGATCATTCCATACAACTACATTTTACATCTCCAACAAGCTTTCATAAAGAGGTTGTGGTAGATACCTACCAAGATCATAGAATGGCAATGGCTTTTGCGCCACTTTCTATGAAAACAGATGTGATTATTAAGGATGCTATGGTGGTTACTAAGAGTTATAAAAGCTTCTATAAAGATCTTAAAAAGGTAAATGTAAGTATTACAGAAATTTAA
- the dtd gene encoding D-aminoacyl-tRNA deacylase translates to MRIVVQRVSEASVTIDGTVHGAIKKGLLILLGITHEDGQEDIDWLVGKTVGMRIFSDANDKMNLSIQDMDAEVLVISQFTLFASTKKGNRPSYTEAARPEVAVPLYDAFISTLSRNLNKEIAAGIFGADMKVQLINDGPVTIILDSKGR, encoded by the coding sequence GTGAGAATAGTCGTTCAAAGAGTTAGTGAAGCAAGTGTAACTATAGATGGAACTGTTCATGGAGCCATTAAAAAAGGCTTGCTTATTTTATTAGGTATTACCCATGAAGACGGGCAAGAAGACATCGACTGGCTGGTCGGTAAAACAGTAGGCATGAGGATTTTCTCTGATGCAAACGACAAGATGAATTTAAGCATTCAAGATATGGATGCAGAGGTCTTAGTCATTTCCCAATTCACCTTATTTGCCAGCACAAAAAAGGGCAACCGTCCTAGTTATACAGAGGCTGCAAGACCAGAGGTAGCCGTGCCTTTATACGATGCTTTTATAAGCACGCTTTCGCGAAATCTGAACAAAGAAATAGCTGCTGGAATATTTGGAGCTGATATGAAAGTACAATTGATCAATGACGGTCCGGTGACTATTATATTGGATAGTAAAGGCAGATAA
- a CDS encoding DUF3857 domain-containing protein, which translates to MRIKLSFLALIFSILGYSQDMKFGEISSTDFELNAIDSLEHDAILIYRNVHINFDYVQGKGFIQKREVRERIKINNEKGIDFATKKIRLWNRNSKTREKLKGLKGATFNLVNGEVLRTKLKSSGVFDNELDDRWKTETFTMPNVRAGSVIEYTYVITSPFPQIDDINLQYEIPILNLNVKVEMVEYYLYNVLFNPRASFTPKFETISMNRTVNLNSKTRTYNSNVATTNFSNEKVTMVNQIYTLFEKNVPAIEAEPMSGNLDNYRSKMIVELSGTRFPNSPIENYSTTWEAVAKTISDDVNFGGQLNRTGFYKNDLKEALNGLQSDVEKTSAIFQLVKSKVKWNDYYGKYAMEGIKEAYNKGSGNVADINLLLVSMLRKAGIQVNPVLISSKNNGIPLFPTNDGFNYVIAHVNIDGLFYLLDATEPFTAPNILPLRVINWQGRLIGENGTSRWISLKNEKTSREITAINVNLSEDMSCTGTIQRRQTENIAYTTRSKYALSSDKGLITYLTDENNGLTVSNEQIGGLKNPYKPLTFKYEIDYQGAAEKIGDKIFINPLLFESTDNNPFKKESRKLPVDLLYPYQKNTMVTITIPDGYEVITLPESQKFVYGDEIGTYTYLVKYLDNKVSTRATFDMKSSIVLPEEYKYWREFYSSIVSKDAQKIVLKKI; encoded by the coding sequence ATGAGGATAAAATTATCATTTTTAGCATTGATTTTCAGTATTTTAGGCTATTCCCAAGATATGAAATTTGGAGAAATTTCAAGTACGGACTTTGAATTAAACGCTATTGATTCTTTAGAACATGACGCAATTTTAATTTATAGGAATGTACATATTAATTTTGATTACGTCCAGGGAAAAGGTTTTATTCAAAAACGTGAAGTTCGTGAACGGATAAAAATTAATAATGAAAAGGGAATTGATTTTGCCACAAAAAAGATTCGATTGTGGAATAGAAACAGTAAAACTAGGGAAAAACTTAAGGGGTTAAAAGGAGCTACTTTTAACCTTGTTAATGGAGAAGTACTTAGAACTAAATTGAAAAGCTCTGGAGTATTTGATAATGAGTTAGACGATCGATGGAAAACAGAAACATTTACAATGCCTAATGTTCGTGCAGGTTCAGTGATAGAATATACATATGTTATAACCTCTCCATTTCCACAGATTGATGACATCAACCTGCAATATGAGATTCCTATCTTAAATTTAAATGTAAAGGTTGAAATGGTAGAGTACTACCTCTATAATGTCTTATTTAATCCTCGTGCCTCTTTTACTCCAAAATTTGAAACAATATCAATGAATAGAACTGTTAATCTTAATTCAAAAACAAGAACATATAACAGCAATGTAGCAACAACCAATTTTTCAAATGAAAAGGTAACTATGGTTAACCAGATATATACTCTTTTTGAAAAAAATGTTCCGGCTATTGAAGCAGAACCTATGTCTGGCAATCTTGATAATTATAGGTCCAAAATGATTGTGGAATTATCAGGTACTAGATTTCCTAATTCTCCTATTGAAAATTATAGTACCACTTGGGAAGCCGTTGCCAAAACCATTTCGGACGACGTAAATTTTGGTGGCCAATTGAATCGAACTGGTTTTTATAAAAATGATTTAAAGGAGGCATTGAATGGTCTGCAAAGTGATGTTGAAAAAACTTCGGCCATTTTTCAATTGGTTAAATCGAAAGTGAAATGGAACGATTATTATGGCAAGTATGCCATGGAGGGAATAAAAGAAGCTTATAACAAAGGTTCTGGAAACGTTGCCGATATCAATTTGTTACTCGTATCCATGTTGCGTAAGGCAGGTATTCAAGTTAACCCAGTTTTGATAAGTTCTAAAAACAATGGGATCCCTTTATTTCCTACTAATGATGGGTTTAATTATGTTATTGCTCATGTAAATATAGACGGTTTATTTTACCTACTGGATGCTACAGAGCCATTTACTGCGCCTAATATTTTACCTTTAAGAGTTATCAACTGGCAAGGAAGACTGATAGGAGAGAATGGAACCTCTCGATGGATCAGTCTCAAAAATGAAAAAACTTCTAGGGAAATAACAGCAATAAACGTAAACTTAAGTGAAGATATGTCTTGTACAGGTACCATACAAAGACGTCAAACAGAAAATATAGCATATACAACAAGATCCAAATATGCACTGTCTTCAGATAAGGGTTTGATTACCTACTTGACAGATGAGAACAATGGTTTAACAGTAAGTAATGAACAAATAGGAGGTCTTAAAAACCCTTATAAACCACTTACGTTCAAGTACGAAATTGACTACCAGGGTGCCGCAGAAAAAATAGGAGATAAAATTTTTATCAACCCACTATTATTTGAATCGACTGATAATAATCCGTTTAAGAAGGAATCGAGGAAGCTTCCTGTAGATTTATTGTACCCATATCAAAAAAATACTATGGTTACTATTACAATTCCTGATGGTTATGAAGTAATCACCTTACCTGAAAGCCAAAAATTTGTTTACGGCGATGAAATAGGTACCTATACCTATTTAGTAAAGTATCTTGATAATAAGGTGTCGACAAGAGCTACCTTCGATATGAAGTCCTCTATTGTCTTACCAGAAGAGTATAAATATTGGAGGGAATTCTATAGTTCCATAGTGAGTAAAGACGCTCAAAAAATAGTCCTAAAGAAAATCTAA
- the queA gene encoding tRNA preQ1(34) S-adenosylmethionine ribosyltransferase-isomerase QueA, protein MKLSQFGFELPEDRIAQHPAENRDESKLMVLHRKTGEIEHKMFKDVIDYFNEDDIFVMNDTKVFPARLYGNKEKTGARIEVFLLRELNPETKLWDVLVDPARKIRIGNKLYFGEDENLVAEVIDNTTSRGRTLRFLYDGSYEEFRQALKELGETPLPKELNRDVEPEDEERYQTIFAEKEGAVAAPVAGLHFSKHLLKRLEIKGIKRTAVTMHIGLGTFAPVEVEDLSKHKMDSEQAFITQETCDIVNHAIDTRKNVCAVGTTTMRTLESAVSSDGHLNTFNEWTNKFIFPPYVFTIANSMITNFHHPKSTLMMQAAAFAGYDFLNEAYQVALKEGYKFSTYGDAMLIID, encoded by the coding sequence ATGAAGTTATCACAATTTGGATTCGAGCTTCCAGAAGATCGCATCGCACAACATCCAGCAGAAAACAGAGACGAGTCTAAGTTGATGGTTTTGCACAGGAAAACCGGTGAAATTGAACATAAGATGTTCAAGGACGTTATCGATTACTTTAATGAAGATGACATCTTTGTGATGAACGATACCAAGGTTTTTCCAGCCAGATTATATGGTAATAAAGAAAAAACAGGAGCGAGAATAGAAGTTTTTCTTCTCAGAGAATTGAACCCAGAGACAAAATTGTGGGATGTTCTTGTAGATCCTGCGAGAAAAATAAGAATAGGAAATAAATTATACTTTGGCGAGGATGAAAATCTCGTGGCTGAGGTGATCGATAACACCACCTCCAGAGGACGTACTTTACGTTTCCTTTATGACGGTAGCTATGAAGAATTCAGACAAGCACTTAAAGAATTAGGAGAAACTCCGTTGCCTAAAGAATTAAATAGAGATGTAGAACCTGAAGATGAGGAGCGTTACCAGACTATTTTTGCAGAAAAAGAAGGTGCCGTAGCAGCGCCAGTTGCTGGGCTTCACTTTTCAAAACATCTATTAAAAAGACTTGAAATTAAAGGAATCAAAAGAACTGCTGTAACCATGCACATAGGTCTTGGGACCTTTGCTCCGGTTGAAGTAGAAGACCTCTCTAAACACAAAATGGATAGCGAGCAAGCCTTTATCACTCAAGAAACTTGTGATATAGTAAACCATGCTATAGATACTAGAAAAAATGTTTGTGCCGTAGGAACAACTACGATGCGTACCTTAGAAAGTGCTGTGAGTAGTGATGGCCATTTGAATACTTTTAATGAATGGACGAACAAATTTATTTTTCCTCCTTATGTTTTTACTATAGCAAATAGCATGATCACTAACTTTCATCATCCTAAGTCTACTTTAATGATGCAAGCCGCAGCTTTTGCAGGTTATGATTTTCTAAATGAAGCTTATCAAGTAGCTTTAAAAGAGGGTTATAAATTCAGTACCTACGGAGACGCGATGTTAATTATAGATTAA
- the rsgA gene encoding ribosome small subunit-dependent GTPase A: MTGTVYRSTGSWYEVKGTDGAFYSCRIKGKFRLQGIKSTNPVAVGDQVDFEIEKKGDEEIGIINVIHERDNYIVRKSVNLSKQTHIIAANIDQVFLLVTLNNPPTFTSFIDRVLVTAEAYHIPVVLAFNKVDTYNDDQGDVIIDPETGEELLTMTELDEVRYLMSLYKSIGYECIAISAETGKNIDLIKEKMKGKTSMFAGHSGAGKSTLANAVQPGLQLKTKQISEQHKQGQHTTTFAEMFDLDFGARLIDTPGVKGFGVVDMEKEEIGDYFPEIYELKQQCKFHNCMHIEEPKCAVKEAVENGNMVVSRYESYVQIIKGDEDNYRQDKHQIQP; the protein is encoded by the coding sequence ATGACTGGAACCGTATATAGATCTACTGGAAGTTGGTATGAAGTAAAAGGCACTGACGGTGCATTTTACTCCTGTAGGATAAAGGGTAAATTCCGTTTGCAAGGAATTAAAAGCACCAATCCTGTTGCTGTAGGGGATCAAGTAGATTTTGAAATTGAGAAAAAAGGAGATGAAGAAATAGGGATCATTAATGTGATTCATGAACGTGACAATTACATCGTCAGGAAGTCGGTGAATTTATCAAAGCAAACACATATTATTGCGGCAAATATAGATCAGGTATTCTTACTGGTGACCTTAAACAATCCGCCTACGTTTACTTCTTTTATTGACCGAGTTCTAGTCACTGCTGAAGCCTATCATATTCCTGTAGTACTTGCTTTTAACAAAGTAGACACCTATAACGACGATCAAGGCGATGTCATTATCGACCCAGAAACTGGAGAAGAATTACTTACCATGACAGAGCTGGATGAGGTAAGGTACTTGATGAGCCTTTATAAATCTATAGGTTATGAATGTATAGCCATAAGTGCTGAGACGGGTAAGAACATCGATTTAATTAAAGAAAAGATGAAAGGCAAGACCAGCATGTTTGCCGGTCATAGTGGTGCTGGAAAAAGCACCCTAGCTAATGCGGTGCAGCCTGGATTGCAGTTAAAAACCAAACAAATCTCAGAACAACACAAGCAGGGACAACATACCACTACGTTTGCAGAGATGTTTGATTTGGACTTTGGCGCACGTTTAATTGACACCCCAGGTGTCAAAGGCTTTGGGGTAGTAGATATGGAAAAAGAGGAAATAGGTGATTATTTCCCTGAAATCTACGAGTTGAAGCAGCAATGTAAATTTCACAATTGCATGCATATAGAAGAACCTAAATGTGCGGTAAAAGAGGCTGTGGAAAATGGCAATATGGTCGTGAGCCGTTACGAGAGTTATGTACAAATCATCAAAGGTGATGAAGATAATTACCGTCAGGATAAACATCAAATACAACCGTGA
- a CDS encoding DUF3857 domain-containing protein, whose protein sequence is MKKYLGILIITLLSIQINAQDLEYGEVEAIDFTLEAKYVKEQPDAVVILKKEHIDFSISQQSGLTQTRTIHERIKINNEAGLAYATKQVPLYVNDGSKAEKFKNLEAATYNLIDGEVKRKKLRKSGVFEEDTSDQLRVISFTMPDAKTGSVIEYTYEIESPYAVIDDIILQYAVPILNIDVRMVWLDRFKYQMHYNPRAKYIPKIDFNVGKTEYTKSSSERSNDYISNTSFSSSTYELSTRIIEFKDFNIPALKPEPMAGNMNNYRSEIIIELISSTQSRGGFNEYSSTWEVVSSNILGSKNFGEQLNSSGFFEDDLEALIKDLKTNKEKTEAILNFVKRKVKWDGYYGKYAKNGVKDAFEEGSGNVGDINLLLVAMLNNAGIDASPVLVSTKDNGIPFFPTQDGFNYVIAHVQDGDNTYLLDATEEHTALNVLPLRVMNWQGRLIAEEGKSKWIPLFPSKESKEITLISGVFNADNEVDVTVQKRLTKYLALNLRKKYSDSKLTAMQSSLNSGDDSMEISNIETQNMDIDDAPLLVSFDGTVTSAAENIGGKLFVTPLLHEANEENPFKLEKRLHPLDLSYPVSTKTIVNLKIPDGFVVETMPESVKFVYNDGLGTYTYTVDEANGFISTVADFDLNIYLIEPENYESFREFFISMVEKDAEKIVLRKIGKKN, encoded by the coding sequence ATGAAAAAATACTTAGGGATTCTTATCATCACACTTTTATCGATTCAAATAAACGCTCAAGATTTAGAGTATGGAGAAGTAGAAGCTATAGATTTTACTTTAGAAGCAAAGTATGTTAAAGAACAGCCAGACGCGGTGGTGATATTAAAAAAAGAGCACATCGATTTTAGCATTAGTCAACAAAGTGGTCTTACTCAAACTAGAACAATACACGAGAGGATAAAAATCAATAATGAAGCTGGTTTGGCATACGCTACAAAGCAGGTTCCATTATATGTGAATGATGGTAGTAAAGCTGAAAAGTTTAAAAACTTGGAAGCGGCAACCTATAATTTAATTGATGGTGAAGTAAAAAGGAAAAAACTCAGAAAATCTGGAGTGTTTGAGGAAGATACGAGCGATCAACTTAGAGTTATATCATTTACAATGCCCGATGCAAAAACAGGGTCAGTAATAGAATATACCTACGAGATCGAATCGCCGTATGCTGTAATTGATGATATAATTCTTCAATATGCGGTACCTATCTTAAATATAGATGTAAGAATGGTATGGTTGGACCGTTTCAAATATCAAATGCATTATAATCCTAGAGCAAAGTATATCCCTAAAATTGATTTTAATGTTGGTAAAACTGAGTATACTAAAAGCTCATCTGAACGATCTAATGATTATATAAGTAACACTAGCTTTAGCAGTAGTACTTATGAATTAAGCACTCGTATCATAGAATTTAAGGACTTCAATATTCCTGCCCTTAAGCCAGAGCCTATGGCTGGAAATATGAATAATTACAGATCAGAAATTATTATTGAATTAATATCCAGCACACAGTCTCGTGGTGGTTTTAATGAATACTCTAGTACTTGGGAGGTAGTTTCTTCCAATATTTTGGGGAGTAAAAACTTTGGGGAGCAGTTAAATTCTTCGGGTTTTTTTGAGGATGATTTAGAAGCACTAATTAAAGATTTGAAGACCAATAAAGAAAAGACAGAGGCCATTTTAAACTTTGTCAAAAGAAAGGTGAAATGGGATGGTTATTACGGTAAATATGCAAAAAATGGAGTGAAAGATGCTTTCGAAGAAGGATCTGGGAATGTGGGAGATATTAACCTATTACTAGTTGCCATGCTTAATAATGCGGGAATAGACGCATCTCCAGTTTTGGTGAGCACTAAAGATAACGGAATTCCGTTTTTCCCGACTCAAGACGGTTTTAATTATGTTATAGCACATGTGCAAGATGGAGACAACACCTATTTGCTAGACGCTACTGAAGAGCACACTGCCTTAAACGTCTTACCTTTAAGGGTTATGAACTGGCAAGGAAGGTTAATAGCAGAAGAGGGAAAATCTAAATGGATACCATTATTTCCAAGCAAGGAATCCAAAGAAATAACATTGATTAGTGGGGTGTTTAATGCCGATAATGAAGTTGATGTTACCGTTCAAAAAAGGTTGACTAAATATTTAGCTTTGAATCTGCGTAAGAAATACTCAGATTCAAAATTGACTGCAATGCAAAGCAGTTTGAATAGTGGAGATGATAGTATGGAGATTTCAAATATAGAAACTCAAAATATGGATATAGATGATGCTCCTCTCTTGGTTTCATTTGATGGAACTGTTACTAGTGCCGCAGAGAATATAGGAGGTAAGCTGTTTGTTACACCATTGCTGCATGAAGCTAATGAAGAGAATCCTTTCAAATTAGAAAAGCGTTTGCATCCTTTAGATTTAAGTTATCCAGTTTCGACTAAAACTATTGTGAATTTAAAAATCCCGGATGGCTTCGTTGTAGAGACCATGCCTGAAAGTGTCAAATTTGTTTATAATGATGGGCTAGGAACTTACACGTATACGGTTGATGAAGCTAATGGCTTCATAAGTACTGTGGCAGACTTTGATTTAAATATTTATCTGATCGAGCCGGAAAACTATGAGTCTTTCAGAGAATTTTTTATTTCTATGGTAGAAAAAGACGCAGAAAAAATAGTCTTAAGAAAGATCGGAAAGAAGAATTGA
- a CDS encoding DUF3857 domain-containing protein translates to MKNITILAVCLLVFQLALSQEELFTSFTIPDPLKVNANAVIRKNDVTIIINDYDDVDIETDRIVTVFNESGMRDIQAIESYDANRRIKKMNAVIYNSFGAETKEIRKNDFNDQSAVSSGTLYSDNRVKYLNYLPIDYPFTIHYTSTLQLKSTAFIPSWSPVEYFHTSTESSTYKVINNSDVEVKFKESHLEDFSIEKLGFLNYKATDIPAIKSEVYSPDFHTYGPLVKVALQRFSMEGVEGSNEEWTDFGKWMNDNLLHDVGDLSDDVREEIKTLTSGATTDIEKAKIVYQYMQDRSRYISVQVGIGGWKPISATEVHTLAYGDCKGLSNYAKALMHEVGVKANYAVIYGGSNIRNIDKSFSSTQGNHVVLVLPKLNGEKDVWLECTSKTNPFGFIAGFTDDRDALVITDDGGEIVHTTVYPTEGNLQYAEAQIELKADGSLTGAIKQQVSGYQYSFKDQLDGYSNKELKSYYQQYWDHLNGVSVISHLLNNDKDKVLYTEELEVEVDKYSSKAGDLLLFQPVVFNRTTAIPKKMVDRKLDFEIDRGYIDKDHYFIKTPLEYKIDVMPESVEIDTKFGHYSLKIIAKEDGVIEVKRELMMKNGKFTSGDYSSYRSFRKKIAKADQSKGIIKLK, encoded by the coding sequence ATGAAAAATATTACTATTCTAGCTGTTTGTCTTTTAGTGTTTCAACTAGCTTTATCGCAAGAAGAGCTGTTTACATCTTTCACTATTCCAGATCCATTAAAAGTAAATGCAAATGCAGTCATAAGAAAAAATGACGTCACCATAATTATCAATGATTATGACGACGTTGACATTGAGACTGATAGAATAGTGACCGTATTCAACGAGTCTGGAATGCGTGATATTCAAGCCATAGAGTCCTATGACGCTAACAGGCGTATTAAGAAAATGAATGCGGTTATTTACAATAGTTTTGGAGCTGAAACTAAAGAAATTAGAAAAAATGATTTTAATGATCAAAGTGCTGTTTCAAGCGGGACATTATATAGTGATAACAGGGTTAAGTATTTAAATTACCTACCCATAGACTACCCTTTTACCATTCATTATACATCTACTCTACAATTGAAATCAACCGCTTTTATACCTAGTTGGTCACCTGTGGAATACTTTCATACCAGCACAGAGTCTTCTACTTACAAAGTTATTAATAACTCTGATGTAGAGGTTAAATTTAAGGAGTCTCATCTAGAAGATTTTTCCATCGAAAAATTAGGGTTTTTAAACTATAAAGCAACAGATATACCAGCGATAAAATCAGAGGTATATAGTCCAGACTTTCATACTTATGGTCCTTTAGTGAAAGTCGCTTTACAAAGATTCAGCATGGAAGGTGTGGAAGGGAGCAACGAGGAGTGGACTGATTTTGGTAAATGGATGAATGATAATTTGCTCCACGATGTAGGGGACCTAAGTGATGACGTCAGAGAAGAGATTAAAACACTTACCTCAGGAGCAACAACGGATATTGAAAAAGCAAAAATAGTATATCAATATATGCAAGATCGATCCCGTTATATAAGCGTCCAAGTAGGAATAGGTGGGTGGAAACCTATAAGTGCAACAGAGGTTCATACACTAGCATATGGCGATTGTAAGGGATTGTCCAATTATGCAAAAGCGTTGATGCATGAAGTAGGTGTGAAGGCAAATTATGCTGTTATTTATGGAGGTTCAAACATTAGAAATATAGATAAGTCGTTTTCCTCCACACAGGGGAACCATGTCGTCCTAGTACTTCCAAAGTTAAACGGAGAAAAAGATGTTTGGCTAGAGTGTACCAGCAAAACAAATCCTTTTGGATTTATAGCTGGATTTACCGACGATAGAGATGCTTTGGTGATAACAGATGATGGCGGTGAGATCGTACATACCACGGTGTATCCCACAGAGGGAAATTTGCAATATGCTGAAGCTCAGATAGAATTAAAAGCAGATGGCAGCCTAACTGGAGCCATCAAGCAACAGGTAAGTGGGTATCAGTACTCTTTTAAAGATCAACTGGATGGATATTCAAATAAGGAATTAAAATCTTATTACCAGCAATATTGGGATCATTTGAATGGAGTATCTGTTATAAGTCATCTTTTAAATAACGATAAGGATAAAGTATTGTACACGGAAGAATTGGAAGTTGAGGTAGATAAATACAGTTCTAAAGCTGGAGATTTACTCTTATTTCAACCAGTGGTATTTAATCGTACAACGGCCATTCCTAAAAAGATGGTAGATAGGAAATTAGATTTTGAAATTGATCGAGGTTATATAGATAAAGATCATTATTTCATTAAAACCCCATTAGAATACAAAATAGACGTCATGCCAGAATCGGTAGAAATAGATACTAAATTTGGTCACTATTCACTCAAGATTATTGCAAAGGAAGATGGAGTTATAGAGGTAAAAAGAGAATTAATGATGAAGAATGGAAAATTTACTAGTGGAGATTACTCTAGCTACAGATCTTTCAGAAAAAAAATAGCTAAAGCAGATCAATCAAAAGGAATAATTAAATTAAAATAA
- a CDS encoding nucleotide pyrophosphohydrolase — MSIKKSQEQVDEWIKNHGVRYFNELTNMAQLTEEVGEVARIIARRYGEQSEKESDKNKDLGEELADVMFVVLCLANQTGTDLEAAFNKKLQIKTERDHDRHHNNPKLKP, encoded by the coding sequence ATGAGTATAAAAAAATCACAAGAACAAGTTGACGAGTGGATTAAGAACCACGGAGTGCGTTATTTTAATGAACTCACTAACATGGCACAGCTTACCGAAGAGGTGGGAGAAGTAGCCCGTATTATTGCCCGTCGTTATGGAGAACAAAGTGAAAAAGAGAGCGACAAAAATAAAGACTTAGGAGAAGAACTGGCGGATGTTATGTTTGTCGTACTTTGTCTAGCCAATCAAACAGGCACAGATCTGGAAGCCGCGTTCAATAAAAAACTCCAAATAAAAACCGAGCGCGATCACGACAGGCATCACAATAATCCCAAATTAAAACCTTAA